One region of Methanofastidiosum sp. genomic DNA includes:
- a CDS encoding NAD-dependent epimerase/dehydratase family protein, with translation MYIVTGITQHTGRYFLQQLINNKYEGKIRCAVRKNSNIEILKNSGIDIEIVNGDLNDESFINEIMKEVETVLHIYIILIIL, from the coding sequence ATCTATATAGTTACAGGAATTACGCAACATACAGGGAGATATTTTCTTCAACAATTAATTAACAATAAATATGAAGGCAAAATAAGGTGTGCTGTAAGAAAGAACAGTAATATAGAAATTTTAAAAAATAGCGGGATTGACATTGAGATAGTGAATGGAGATTTAAACGACGAATCTTTCATTAATGAAATAATGAAAGAAGTTGAGACTGTATTGCATATATATATAATACTCATCATTCTATAA
- a CDS encoding nucleoside-diphosphate sugar epimerase: MKIAKNKISLTILRPTMIYGDMCDHNMSKFIKMINNLPFFPLVNGGKSLIQPVNARDLGKAYYDVLMNPQITANKQYNLSGNKPISIKEALTIISKKLNKNTIFIPVPINISVFIAYMLKGMTLGKLDIVEKILRMGEDRVYSHELAKKDFNYNPMSFEEGIDIEINEFKKMTRK, translated from the coding sequence ATGAAAATAGCAAAAAATAAAATTTCTCTAACGATATTAAGACCCACTATGATCTATGGTGATATGTGTGATCATAACATGAGTAAATTCATAAAGATGATAAATAATTTACCATTTTTCCCTTTAGTTAATGGTGGGAAAAGTTTGATTCAGCCAGTAAATGCAAGGGATTTAGGAAAAGCATATTATGATGTCTTAATGAATCCCCAGATAACTGCAAATAAACAGTACAATTTATCTGGTAATAAGCCAATTAGTATTAAAGAGGCACTGACAATTATTAGTAAAAAATTAAATAAAAATACAATATTTATACCTGTCCCTATAAATATAAGTGTATTTATTGCTTATATGCTTAAAGGAATGACTTTAGGCAAACTAGATATTGTTGAGAAAATACTTCGTATGGGAGAAGACAGAGTATATAGTCATGAGCTGGCAAAAAAGGATTTCAATTATAATCCAATGTCATTTGAAGAGGGTATAGATATTGAGATCAACGAATTCAAGAAAATGACTAGAAAGTAG